One region of Gossypium raimondii isolate GPD5lz chromosome 6, ASM2569854v1, whole genome shotgun sequence genomic DNA includes:
- the LOC105772027 gene encoding cytochrome P450 710A1, which produces MNPFSSFLSLLVPLLVTLLLLILLLEQIWYLRRKRNVPGPNILFPFLGNVIPLISNPTKFWQLQAQLSASVGFSVNYVFGRFIVFIRNTELSHLIFANVKPDAFSLIVHPFGKKLFGQRNMIYMFGQDHKDLRRHIAPNFTLKALSTYTQLQQLIILEHLKSWERLWSTVSPAEPIPLRLLVRDLYLETSQTVFVGTYLSSEARERFKVDYDLFNTGLMKLPFDLPGFAFRKAKLGIERMLKTLTHCAAESKKRMLQGEDPSCLIDFWMQEMVRVTAESKTPPPHSTDEEIGNYLFDFLFAAQDASTSSLLWVVTLLDSHPDVLRKVREEVSRIWSPESDVLMTAEQLREMKYTQAVALEVVRYRPPATLVPHIAVEDFPLTEWYTIPKGSIVFPSVYESSFQGFREADRFKPERFSEERHVDVIFRRNYLAFGAGPHQCVGQRYALNHLVLFIAMFVTLLDFKRHRTDGCDEIMYTPTISPKDGCMVFLTWRCPRYPNFTLN; this is translated from the coding sequence ATGAATCCCTTTTCatcctttctttctcttttagttCCACTTTTGGTCACCCTTTTACTTCTTATTCTTTTGCTAGAACAGATTTGGTATTTGCGAAGGAAGCGAAATGTCCCTGGTCCCAACatcctttttcctttcctcgGCAACGTAATTCCTTTGATATCAAATCCCACCAAGTTCTGGCAACTTCAAGCTCAGCTGTCTGCTTCCGTTGGATTTTCTGTTAATTACGTTTTCGGTCGCTTCATTGTCTTTATCCGAAATACTGAACTTTCTCACCTTATCTTTGCCAACGTCAAACCTGATGCTTTCTCACTTATCGTACACCCATTTGGTAAAAAACTTTTCGGCCAACGTAACATGATCTATATGTTCGGACAAGATCACAAAGATCTCCGCCGTCATATTGCTCCTAACTTTACTCTTAAAGCATTGTCAACCTACACCCAGTTGCAGCAGCTCATTATTCTTGAGCATTTAAAATCATGGGAGCGACTTTGGTCGACTGTTTCGCCCGCGGAGCCGATTCCGCTCCGTCTTTTAGTTCGCGACTTGTATCTCGAGACTTCTCAAACGGTTTTCGTCGGCACGTATCTATCAAGTGAAGCTCGGGAGAGATTCAAAGTAGATTATGATCTTTTCAATACGGGTTTAATGAAGCTACCCTTTGATCTCCCTGGTTTTGCTTTCCGAAAGGCCAAGCTGGGTATTGAGCGGATGCTCAAAACGCTTACTCATTGCGCTGCTGAAAGTAAAAAGAGAATGCTCCAAGGAGAAGACCCTTCTTGTTTAATCGATTTTTGGATGCAGGAAATGGTTCGGGTAACCGCGGAGTCCAAAACACCGCCGCCGCACTCCACCGACGAAGAAATCGGAAACTACCTATTTGATTTCCTCTTTGCCGCCCAAGATGCCTCCACGTCGTCGCTCCTTTGGGTGGTGACACTCCTCGATTCTCATCCTGATGTTCTCCGAAAAGTTCGGGAGGAAGTTTCGAGGATATGGTCGCCGGAATCGGATGTTCTAATGACCGCAGAGCAATTAAGGGAAATGAAGTACACACAAGCAGTGGCGCTTGAGGTGGTGAGATATCGGCCGCCGGCGACATTAGTGCCGCACATTGCAGTGGAGGATTTCCCGTTGACCGAGTGGTACACAATTCCCAAAGGATCGATAGTGTTTCCATCGGTTTACGAGTCGTCCTTCCAAGGGTTCAGGGAAGCCGACCGTTTCAAACCGGAGCGGTTCTCCGAGGAGAGGCATGTAGACGTGATATTCAGAAGGAACTACCTGGCTTTTGGGGCCGGTCCACACCAGTGTGTGGGCCAAAGATACGCCCTGAACCATCTGGTTCTGTTCATCGCCATGTTCGTCACGTTACTGGATTTCAAGAGGCACCGAACCGACGGCTGCGATGAAATTATGTACACTCCGACAATCAGCCCTAAAGACGGATGCATGGTTTTCCTGACATGGCGTTGCCCACGTTACCCAAATTTCACTCTTAATTGA